The genomic stretch CATCACCGGGAAGCTCGACCACGGGCGCATGTCCGCGCATGCGATGATGGCGGAGTTCGGGCTCAGCCTGCTCGCGGAGTCGCAGAAGGGCGCGCAGGTGCGGCGGGTGCTGGTGGACTTCGGCTACTCGCCCGAGGTGCTCGCCAACAACCTCGCGATGCTGGAGGTGGACCCGGCGCTGCTCGACGCCGCCGTGCTCAGCCACGGCCACCTGGACCACTACGGCGGCTTCCCCGGGCTGTTCCAGGGACGCGCCCCCCGTCCCCACCTCCCGCTCCTGGTGGGCGGCGAGGAGGCCTTCTGCGAGCGCGTGGCGCTCATCGGCAACCCGCCCCCGCTGATGGGCACGCTGGACCGGCGCGCGCTTGCACGCGCGGGCTTCGAGGTGCGCATTGCCCCCGCGCCCTCGCTCGTGGCCGAGCACGCCTTCACCACCGGCGTCATCCCGCTGCGCAGCGCCGAGCGCGCCGCCATTCCCACGCAGATGCGCCCCGGCCACGGCTGCGACGCCGCGCGCCTCTCGGAGGCGAAGCGCTCGGCTGCGCAGCTCCCGGACGACGGCGAGCACGAGCTGGCCACCTGCTACGCAGTGGAGGGGCTGGGGCTCGTGGTCATCGCCTCCTGCAGCCACCGCGGCGTGCTCAACTCGGTGGCCCGCGCGCAGGAGGTCTCGGGCGTGCAGCGCGTGCACGCGGTGGTGGGCGGCTTCCACCTGGTGCGGCCGAGGACGGAGGCGGAGGCGCGCCAGACGGTGGCCGAGCTCGCCACACTGGACCCCACCTACGTCATCCCCATGCACTGCACCGGCGAGGTGTTCATCGCCGAGGCGCTGCGCCGCATGCCGCAGAAGGTGGTGCGCCCCTACGTGGGCACGCGCTTCACCTTCAGCGCCACCTGAGGCTGGGAAGCCACCCCCGTGATGCCGTAGACACCTGGCCTCCACGGGAGCTCTGCGCTGCCCGCCCGCGCGCTAAAGTCGCGTCCATGAGCGACACGCGCGACATCCCTGCCTTCACCACCGCCGACCTGTGCGACGCGCACGCGGGCGAGCCCGACTTCCAGGTGGCCGAGCCCGGCTTCCTGGACTTCGGCGCGCGGCGCAGCTTCCACGGCGCCATCGCCACCGTGCGCGCGCCCGAGGACAACAGCCTCGTGCGCGAGGCGCTGGAGGAGCCCGGCGGAGGCCGGGTGCTGGTGGTGGACGGGGGCGGCAGCCGCCGCTGCGCGCTGGTGGGTGACATGCTCGCGGCGCTCGCGCAGAAGAACGGCTGGGCGGGCGTGCTGGTCAACGGCTGCATCCGCGACGCGGGCGAGGTGGCCCGCACGGCCGTGGGCGTGAAGGCCCTGGGCACCCACCCGCTCAAGAGCGGCAAGCGCAACGAGGGCCAGCGCGACGTGGAGGTGCGCTTCGCGGGCGTCACCTTCCGCCCGGGCGCACACCTCTACGCGGACGTCGACGGCGTCGTCGTGTCCGCGAAGGCGCTGCTGTAGCGCCTAGAAGGTGCCGCTGAGCTGCAGCCCCGCGCCCTGCGGCCCCACGGTGGCTCCGAGCTGCGCCTGGAGCACGGGCGGAACGGCGGGCTTCTTCGGAGCACCGTCGTCCTCCAGCCCCAGCTCCCCGCGCAGCCGCTTGTTGTAGTCATCCGCGAGCTCTCGCGCCTGGCTCCCGCTCACGGGGTGGGGGCTCATCAGGCGGGCGCCCATGATCAGGCCGCCGCCACCGAGCGCCGCGCCGAGCCCCAGGACGGCCTTCGTCATCCCGCGCGAGCTGCTGCACGAGGGCGGCGCGTCGAGCCCGCAGAGCTTCGGCTCCGCGGAGATTCCCTGGTACATGAGGACCCCGCCCCCCACGAGCGCCGCGCCGCCGAGCACGCCCATCACCACCTTGGCGGTCATCCGCTGCTCGTACGCGGCCACCAGGTCCTTGCGGCCCAGCCGCTCGTAGAAGGCCTTGCCCTGAAGGGGCTTCTTGAACTTGCCCTCGTACGGCGCGCTCCAGTGGGTGACGCCTGCGACAGGCACGTAGCCCCACGTGTTGACCGTGACGACCACGCTCTCGTCGAAGCCGATGCTCTTCAGCTCGTACTGCTCCTTCGCCTCGGCGAGCGAGAGGCGGGGGCGCAGCGGCGGGAGCAGCGACGGCGCCTGCGGCGAGCGGGAGGGCGGCGCGGCCCCGTCGGCCCCTTCCGACGGGGCAGCGGGGGGTGAAGCGTCTGCCACGGGCGACGCAGCAGCACCCGCTTCCGCGCGGGCGTCCAGGCTCGCGGTGTTCAGGTCCGAAGGCGCGGCGACCTTCTCGGTCGCAGCCACGGCGCCCGCCTCCAGCGGCGTGCCCGCAGTGGAAGCGAAGGTGCCCTGCGACGTGCCCGCCGTGTCGTAGAGCGCGACCACCGCCTGCGCCAGCGCGCCGCTCGCATCCGGGAACAGGCGCAGCACCACCACGCGGTCCACCGGGAAGGCGGCGCTGCGCTGGACGATCTCTGCATCCGAGAGCTGCGCCACCGCGCCCAGGGCCTGCGCGCTCATCACCAGCGTGGCCCGGCCCCCGGTGCGCAGCGCGGCCGTCAGTGCCTGCTCCGCACGCGCGAGCTCGGCTCCGCCCTCCCCCGCGGGCACCACGATGAAGCGCGCGGGCGCCGCGCCCAGGTGGCTCGCGACGCCTGCCGGGGTGAAGGTGCCGCTCCAGGAGGGCTGCTCCGCGGCGTGCGCGAGGCGCGCAGGAACCGAGAGCAGCAACACGAGCGAAACCAGAAGAGCGCGGGTCATAGGCCCTTTCTACGGGGCCCCGGGAGGCGCACACAATCCCCCCACCCGCGCCCGGGCTCAGGCCCGCACGGGCCAGGGCGTGGGGCGCAGGCCCGCGGCCCAGTTGTCGTGGCGGCCGTCCCAGTAGCCTACCTGCAGCGCGCCCACGTCCACCGCGTCCAGACAGTTCACGTTCACCGAGGCGAAGGCGCCGCCCAGCTCCGGCACGTCTCCGCGCCCGAAGAGGTAGGTGCCGCAGGCGCGGCAGAAGTAGCGGCGGTTGGGGCTGCCCTCCCTGCCGTAGCTGCCGAGGCTCTCCTCGCCCGAGAGCACCCGCAGCTGCTGCGGCTTGAGCAGCACGCCGGTGGCGCCCAGCTTCTGGCAGATGCTGCAGTTGCAGCGGGTCGCGCCGGCATCCAGGTCCAGCTCGGCCTCGAGGCGCACGGCGCCACACACGCAGCCTCCCGCGTGGTGCTGGAGGCCGGACGGGTTCGGGGACTTCGGACGGGGCTGGCTCATGACGGGGCTCCTCGGTGAGGCGGGTGGGATTTGCGCTACCCGGCCAGAGATAGCCCCCTCCCGTGACAGCCTCATGTCAGGTTTGTCCGTCTGCGCCCGGCTACTTCTTCTGCTGGTCCTGGCAGATGCTCGCGCACTCGGTGCGCATGCAGGTGTCCGGGTCCACGCCCTGCGTCGTGGCGCAGCGCTCCTTGCACTGGTCGCAGGTCTCGCCGCAGGCGGGGCCTCCGGTACAGCCGCGGTTGCAGCTCTTGCCGCAGCTCACGGCCGCCAGCACCACCACCACCAGCGGGAACCAGCGGCGCTTCAGGGTCTGTCTCATCGGGTCCTCCGGGAGGCGGGGGCGGGCAGGGTGTAGAGGTTCCCGCGCAGGGCGGGCGGTGCGCCCAGCGCGCGCGTGAACGCGGTGCCGTGCGCGGTGATGAGGTCGCGCAGCTGCTGGTCGCGGTCCGGGATGTCCATGCGCATCACCTGGCCGAAGAGCCGCAGCAGCTCCTCGGGGCGCGGGTAGTTCACCGGCACCGGGTGGATGACGGGGAAGTCGGGCACCCGGCGCACGTAGTCCTTCACCCGGTCGTAGAGGCAGGCGGTGACGCGCGCGTAGTACGCGCCATCCAGGGTGACCACGTCTCCGGTGAAGGGGGCCCAGGCCTCCGTCTTCAGCTTCTTGCCGGCGCAGTTCTTCAGCACGGGGCGCACGGTGACGGTGAAGCAGCCCTCGCCGGCCACGTTGCGCAGCGTGAGCCGGTCCTCGTGCCGCTCGTAGGTGAGGTGCACGTCCTGCACCACGGCGCTGCCGCCGGTGAGCGGCAGCGGGTAGTGCGTGTTCACGCCGGTGAACGTGAGCGTACCGGTGCTCTGGCTGATGTCGAAGGGCACCTGCTGCGCGCCGCTGCCGCAGTCCACCCACCAGTCCGTGGTGAACACGTCCCCGAACAGCGAGGGGATGAGCTGGAAGCTCGCCAGCTGGTCCTGCAGCTCCTCCGAGTAGCCGTAGTCCCCCTTGAGGCAGCCCTCGGTCACCACGTACACGCCCACGCCCGCCCCCACCACGTTCAGCCGGGACACCTGCACGGGCACGTCCACCCAGGGCTCGGGGCGCGCGAGGAAGGACAGGGGCCACGTGCCCGCGAGCGAGAGCGCCTCCGGGGTGATGCGCAGCGCCTCGAACTTCACGCCCTGCAGCGCGCCCAGGCTCAGCAGCGCGAAGGGCTTGCCCACCACGCTTCCCACCGCGCCGCTGATGGCGCCCGCCGCCCCGCCGCCGCCGCCCGCGAAGAGCTCGGAGAGCGAGGTGCCCAGCAGGTCGTGGATGGCCGCGGCCGGATTGGTGAACACCGCGACCAGGCCGTTGAGCAGCACGCAGAAGTTGTCCACCTCCGTGGTGACGGTGGTGCTCAGGCCCAGCGTGGTGGCCCCCAGCGTGTTGCCCTGCAGCCACAGCGCTATCTGCCCGCTGAAGGAGCCCCACGCCTCGTAGCAGTCCCCGGAGGTCTCTGCCGAGCCGCTCACCTGGATGACGCCCTCGCCCAGCGAGGCCTCGAGTCGGGTGAGGGTCACCCCGTCCACGTCGATGCCCGAGCCGCCGCAGGGCCCGGGAATCTGCGCCATCGCCAGCGAGCCCGGCGTGCGGTTCAGGTAGCGCTCCAGCCCTTGGCGCAGCCCCTCGCAGAAGACGAAGCGGCGAAAGGCCGGGTCCGAGAGGTGCAGCGCCACGTCCTGCCCCGGCTGCAGCGCGGTCTCCGTCTTGCCCGCGGGGTTGCCCTGCGCGTGGTTCGCGGCGAACAGCGTGCCCAGCAGCGCGAGCGCCTGGCGCGAGCGGTCCGGGTCCGCGAGGCAGTGCACCTCCACGCGCTCGAACTGGGTGCTCGCGAGCGTGCCGGTGCCCAGCGAGCCGTCCACCCCGGGCAGGATCTTGAGAGGCACGTCCAGGGACTGGAAGCCGTACTTCTGCACCTCGGTGGTGAAGATCTGATCCACCTGCGCGGGCAGCGTGGCGAGCGTCACCCCGAGCCGCTTCTGCACCACCTCCAGCGAGGCCGCATCCAGCGCCACGTGCACCGCGGCGGCGGCGAAGTCCAGCCCCAGCAGGCGCCCCGCCGGCACGGGCCGCAGCTGCACCGGCACCTCGATGCGCACCGTGCCCGCGAGCGGACAGGCGAGGCGGTTGCCCACGTGCAGCGTGCTGTTGTCGAAGGCGAGCAGCAGCGCCACCCGCTCCTGGGGCAGCAGCTCCAGGTCCAGGTCCCGGATGAGCACGTAGGCGCGCGGACCTTCGGGACCTGCGTCGTCGCGCCCGGTGCGCAGCTCGTAGGGAGGCGGCGTGCCGGGCACCGGGGCGAGCGGGAAGTGGCGCAGCGCGAGCCGGCGCAGCGCCTCGCGGGAGATCTCGATGCCCACGTCGAAGCCGGCGAGCAGGCTCATCGGGGCGTCCCCGGAGCCCGCGCCTTCGGGGCCCGCTTCCGGGCGGGCGGATGGCCCTCCGGGTGGAAGAGGCCGCGCAGCCGCACCTGCACCGCCTGCGGCGTGCGCCCGCCTGCCCGCAGCGCGCGGTAGGGCTGCTCGGACAGCGTGGCCAGCGCGGGCTGCTTCGCCACCAGCCCCCGCTTGAAGTCCTCCCCCAGCTCCACGCCCAGGTCCTCGAGGAGCAGGAAGGGGTGGAGGAGGAAGAGGTTGCCGCCGGAGGGCAGCTGCTCGATGCGCTCCAGGATGGCCGCCTGGTGGCGCGCGAGGTCGTCGAAGGACTCGATGCGACACCAGGGTCGGGTCATGGCCGCGCGCCTCCAGAGTGACCCAGAGGTGCGCCCGGCCGGCGCCCGGGGCCATTGCCCCAACAGGCTAGCGCTGCAGTGCCAGCCGCCGCCCTACCCCTCGCCGAGCACCCGCGAGGGGTCCACCTGCAGCGCGCGCCGCGCCGGAGCGAGCGTGGCGAGCAGCGCCACGAGGGCGAGCAGCGCCATGGCCGCCGCGAGCGCGACCGGGTCCGCCGGGCTCACCCCGCGCAAGGAGGCTTGCAGGAGGCGCGTGGCCCACACCGCCGCGAGCCCGCCCACCCCCAGCCCCGCGAGCACCGGCCGCATGCCCTGCCACGCGAGCATGCGCAGCACGTCCGCGGGCTTCGCGCCCAGGGCCATGCGCACGCCGATCTCCCGCGTGCGCAGGCCCACGAAGTAGGCCACGACGCCGTAGATGCCCACCGCCGCGAGCAGCAGCCCCACGATGCCCAGCACCGCGAGCAGCAGCGTGCGGAAGCGCGCGGTCGCCGTGCTGGCGCGCAGCGCCTCCTCGAGCGTCGTGATGCCGGCGAGCGGCAGCGTGGAGTCCACCTCGCGCACGGCGGCGCGCATCGCCGTGATGGCGTCCGCGGTGCTGCCGCTGCGGCGCACCACCAGCGTCACCGTGCGGTCGATCCAGTCCCAGCTCTTGCCCGGCGCCTGGCGCAGCGGCAGGTAGAACTCGGGCGCGGGGTCGCTCATCGGGCCCTGGCTGCGCACGTCCCCGGCGATCCCCACCACCTCCTTGTTGCGCAAGGCCGGCTCCATCTCGCAGCAGCCGATGTGCTTGCCCAGCGCGCGCTGCCCGGGCCACGCCTGGCGCGCGAGCGCCTCGCTGAGGATGATGACCTGCGGCGCGCCGCCCACGTCGGCCGCCGTGAAGCGCCGCCCCTCCTTCAGCGGGATGCCCAGGGTCTCGAAGAAGCCCGCGGAGACCACGCGCCGGCGGCCGTTGATCAGCTGGTCCTGCGTCTCCGGGCGCCCCTCGGGCAGCATCCCGTTGCTGCCGCCGCCGGGACCCAGCGGCACGCTCGAGGAGAGGGCCGCGCTCGTCACCCCGGGCGCCCCCTGCAGCTGCTCGAGGATGCGCTCGAGCGCGCGGGTGATCTGCTCCGGGGTCTCGTAGCTCGCCTTGGGCAGGCTCACCTGCGCGATGACCAGCCCCTCCGGCTTGAAGCCGGTGTCCACCTGGCTCAGGTGCAGCGCGGTACGCACGAGCAGCCCCGCGCCCACCAGCAGGGTGAAGGCGAGCGCGACCTCGCCCGCGATGAGCCAGGCGCGCAGCGCGTCGCGCCCGTGACTCAGGCCGCGGGCCCCCTGGCGCAGCACGCTCTCCAGGTCCGAGCGCGCGGCGCGCACCGCCGGCGCAAGGCCGCAGGCGAGGCTGCTGAGGAGGGCGGCGCCGAGCGCGAAGAGCAGCACGCTGCCGTCGATGCGCGTCTCGTCCAGGCGCGGGATGCCCTCGGGCGCGCTCGCGAGCAGCACGTGGATGCCCACCCACGCGAGCGCGAGCCCCACCGTGGCCCCGAGCAGCGCGAGCACCAGGCTCTCGGTGAGCAGCTGGCGCACGATGCGCCCGCGCCCCGCCCCCAGCGCCGCGCGCACCGCGAGCTCGCGGGCCCGCGAGGCGCCGCGCGCGAGCAGGAGGTTCGCCACGTTCGCGCACGCGATGAGCAGCACGAGCGCCACCGCGCCCAGCGTCACGAGCAGCTGCTGGCTCCAGTCCCCCACGATGGCCTCGGAGAGCGGCTGCACGGCGGAGCCGCGCTCGGCGTTGCCCTGCGGGAAGCGCCGCGAGATCTCCTCCTGCAGCGACTGCAGCTCGCCTTGTGCGCGCTGCCCGCTGACGCCCGGCTGCAGCAGACCCACCACCAGCAGCAGGTGCTCGTCGTGCTCGGCGCGGCGCGCGGGCGTGAAGGCCGCCGGCAGCCACACGTGCTCGCCGCTCGCCGTGGGGTCGAAGCCGCGCGGCATCACCCCCACCACGGTGTGCGACTGCCCGTCGATGCGCACGCTCTTGCCCACCAGCGAGGGGTCCGCGCCGAAGCGCCGCGTCCACAGGCCGTGGCTGAGCACGACGACGGGGCTCGCCCCCGGCGCGTCCTCCTCGGGCAGGAAGGTGCGGCCGAGCTGCGGCCTCACCCCGAACACCGAGAAGAAGTCGTGCGTGACGCGGCCCGCGGACAGGCGCTCCGGGTTCTCGCCCTCCTGCAGGCTCGCCCCGGTGAACTCCTCCGCCGCGAAGGCCTGGAACGAGTGGCTTCCCGCCTTGAGGTCCACGTAGTTGCCCACCGACATGCTCGCCGGCTGGCCGCGGTAGCTCTCCTGCACCAGCATCACCCGCTCGGGGTGTGCCCAGGCGAAGGGGCGCAGCACCACGCTGCGCACCGCGCTGAAGATGGCCGTGGTCGCGCCGATGCCCAGCGCCAGCGTGAGCACCGCGGTGAGCGTGAAGCCCGGCACGCGCCGCAGCTGGCGCAGCGCGTAGCCCACGTCCTGCACCAGCTCGCTGAGCCACTGCGCGCGCTGCCGCTCGCGCTGCTCGGCGCGCCCCAGCTGCCCGCACTCCTTGCGCACCGCGCCCACGTCCCCGAAGCGCCGCAGGGCCTCCGCACGCGCGGCCTCGGGGCTCATGCCGCCCTCGACGAGCTCCTTCGTCACCATCTCCAGGTGGAACTTGAGCTCCGCGTCCACCTCCTCGGCGACGGGGGCGCGGAAGATGAGTCCCTTGAGCTGCTCGTGGATGCGCTTGCCGGCCATGGGCGACACCTCGGGTCCTGCGCAGGTGCTACGTGCTGAAGAGGATGGGGGACACGGCGGTGACGAAGGCGCGGAAGCCCTCCACCTCCACCTGCAGCTGCCGGCGCCCCGCGGGCGTGAGCCGGTAGAAGCGCGCCTTGCGGCCCTCGTCCGAGGTGCCCCACTCCGGCTCGATCCACCCCGCGCGCGCGAGCCGGTACAGCGCCGGGTACAGCGAGCCCTCCTCCACGACGATCGCCTCGCCGCTGCGCTCGCGCAGCCAGCGGCTGATGGCGTAACCGTGGCGCGGACCGGCCGCGAGCGTCTTGAGCACCAGCGCGTCCAGCGTGCCGTGCAACCGATCCTTCCCCTGCGTGGGCATTCGGGCTCCTTCCCTAGATGACTAGGCAATGATGGGCGCCCCATACCTAGACGTCAAGGTATCCAGCGTGGGAAGGCGCGTTCCCACCGGGGGAAGCGCGGCCGACGCGGCACGAAAAGTGGACCGGGAGCGGGGGAGGCCGTCTCTTCCCAAACCGGAGCCACCCATGTCCCTCGCCCGCCTGCCCGCCGCCTCTCTCTTCGCGCTCGTGCTGCTCGCGCTCCCCGCGCAGGCGGGCGGCACGCGGCTGGGCGTCGCATACCTGCAGGAGGCGGAGGTGCAGCGCGACCTCGGCTCCGCGCGCACGAGTCCCGGGCTGCAGCTCACCTGGGACGTGCCGCTGGTGGGCGGGCTCGGCCACGAGCTGCTCGCGGCGGTGAGCGTGGGCGGCTACCGCGCGGGCCTCGAGCCCTTGAACCTGCTGGGCGATGCGCTGCTGGGCTACCGCTTCACGCTCGCGCTCGGGCTCTTCTTCGACGTGCGCGCGGGCGCGAGCTACCTGCACGCCTTCGAGGGTGGGAGCGAGAGCGCGCGCACGGTGGCGCAGGAGGGCCTCGCGGCGGTGCGCAGCCGGCAGCTCGCGGCGTGCGGCGCGCTGGGGCTGGGCTGGGACCTGGACCGCATCAGCCCCCTGCCCTTCAGCTTCTTCGCCCGCGTGACGGGCTACGGCCGGCGCGCAGGAGCGGGCGCGCCCCTGCCGCAGGTGACCTCGCAGGCGGGGCTCGCCCTGCACTTCGGCTAGGGCGTAGAAAACCCACCAAGCGCGCGGCCAGAATCGGGACGGGGCGAAGGCCGCCTGTAAGCTGGCTCCATGCACCCCCTCTACGCCCCCGCGCTCGCGCTCGCGCTCGCGGCCGTCCCCCAGGCTCCGTCGCAGGCTCCTG from Aggregicoccus sp. 17bor-14 encodes the following:
- a CDS encoding MBL fold metallo-hydrolase, producing the protein MALAPQSAGLSRRALLQGTLASALAYAARPALAVPRVDRLSLQVLVDNATFGPFLEDARLPGLRVERITGKLDHGRMSAHAMMAEFGLSLLAESQKGAQVRRVLVDFGYSPEVLANNLAMLEVDPALLDAAVLSHGHLDHYGGFPGLFQGRAPRPHLPLLVGGEEAFCERVALIGNPPPLMGTLDRRALARAGFEVRIAPAPSLVAEHAFTTGVIPLRSAERAAIPTQMRPGHGCDAARLSEAKRSAAQLPDDGEHELATCYAVEGLGLVVIASCSHRGVLNSVARAQEVSGVQRVHAVVGGFHLVRPRTEAEARQTVAELATLDPTYVIPMHCTGEVFIAEALRRMPQKVVRPYVGTRFTFSAT
- the rraA gene encoding ribonuclease E activity regulator RraA; translated protein: MSDTRDIPAFTTADLCDAHAGEPDFQVAEPGFLDFGARRSFHGAIATVRAPEDNSLVREALEEPGGGRVLVVDGGGSRRCALVGDMLAALAQKNGWAGVLVNGCIRDAGEVARTAVGVKALGTHPLKSGKRNEGQRDVEVRFAGVTFRPGAHLYADVDGVVVSAKALL
- a CDS encoding GFA family protein, with the protein product MSQPRPKSPNPSGLQHHAGGCVCGAVRLEAELDLDAGATRCNCSICQKLGATGVLLKPQQLRVLSGEESLGSYGREGSPNRRYFCRACGTYLFGRGDVPELGGAFASVNVNCLDAVDVGALQVGYWDGRHDNWAAGLRPTPWPVRA
- a CDS encoding ABC transporter permease, which produces MAGKRIHEQLKGLIFRAPVAEEVDAELKFHLEMVTKELVEGGMSPEAARAEALRRFGDVGAVRKECGQLGRAEQRERQRAQWLSELVQDVGYALRQLRRVPGFTLTAVLTLALGIGATTAIFSAVRSVVLRPFAWAHPERVMLVQESYRGQPASMSVGNYVDLKAGSHSFQAFAAEEFTGASLQEGENPERLSAGRVTHDFFSVFGVRPQLGRTFLPEEDAPGASPVVVLSHGLWTRRFGADPSLVGKSVRIDGQSHTVVGVMPRGFDPTASGEHVWLPAAFTPARRAEHDEHLLLVVGLLQPGVSGQRAQGELQSLQEEISRRFPQGNAERGSAVQPLSEAIVGDWSQQLLVTLGAVALVLLIACANVANLLLARGASRARELAVRAALGAGRGRIVRQLLTESLVLALLGATVGLALAWVGIHVLLASAPEGIPRLDETRIDGSVLLFALGAALLSSLACGLAPAVRAARSDLESVLRQGARGLSHGRDALRAWLIAGEVALAFTLLVGAGLLVRTALHLSQVDTGFKPEGLVIAQVSLPKASYETPEQITRALERILEQLQGAPGVTSAALSSSVPLGPGGGSNGMLPEGRPETQDQLINGRRRVVSAGFFETLGIPLKEGRRFTAADVGGAPQVIILSEALARQAWPGQRALGKHIGCCEMEPALRNKEVVGIAGDVRSQGPMSDPAPEFYLPLRQAPGKSWDWIDRTVTLVVRRSGSTADAITAMRAAVREVDSTLPLAGITTLEEALRASTATARFRTLLLAVLGIVGLLLAAVGIYGVVAYFVGLRTREIGVRMALGAKPADVLRMLAWQGMRPVLAGLGVGGLAAVWATRLLQASLRGVSPADPVALAAAMALLALVALLATLAPARRALQVDPSRVLGEG
- a CDS encoding PadR family transcriptional regulator, giving the protein MPTQGKDRLHGTLDALVLKTLAAGPRHGYAISRWLRERSGEAIVVEEGSLYPALYRLARAGWIEPEWGTSDEGRKARFYRLTPAGRRQLQVEVEGFRAFVTAVSPILFST